In Longimicrobium sp., a genomic segment contains:
- a CDS encoding VOC family protein, with protein sequence MRAREILETCLYAEDLDAAERFYTEVLGLERIARVEGRHVFFRCGGRVFLVFDPRETAAGGFIPGHGAAGAGHACFAAAAGELEGWRAHLRARGVEIEQEKEWPGGGRSIYFRDPAGNSIELGTPSIWHLTDAETFGDG encoded by the coding sequence ATGCGCGCCCGCGAGATCCTGGAGACCTGCCTCTACGCCGAGGACCTGGACGCGGCCGAGCGCTTCTACACGGAGGTGCTGGGGCTGGAGCGGATCGCGCGGGTGGAGGGGCGGCACGTGTTCTTCCGCTGCGGCGGGCGCGTGTTCCTGGTCTTCGACCCGCGCGAGACGGCGGCGGGGGGATTCATCCCTGGCCACGGCGCGGCGGGCGCGGGGCACGCCTGCTTCGCCGCGGCAGCGGGCGAGCTGGAGGGGTGGCGGGCGCACCTGCGCGCGCGGGGCGTGGAGATCGAGCAGGAGAAGGAGTGGCCGGGCGGGGGGAGATCGATCTACTTCCGCGACCCGGCCGGCAACAGCATCGAGCTCGGCACCCCCTCCATCTGGCACCTCACTGACGCGGAGACGTTCGGCGACGGGTGA
- a CDS encoding isoaspartyl peptidase/L-asparaginase codes for MSTHPSLRIPAVLLALALAAAACAPPAPAPASTPAALPAGSGSVQQPARWGMVIHGGAGTISRQQMTPEREAAYRAGLERALRAGYAVLQRGGPSLDAVQAAINVMEDDSLFNAGKGAVLNAEGNAELDAAIMNGATLAAGSVAGIHRTKNPINLARAVMEKSPHVMMVGDGAELFGRQQGIEQVDPGYFITEPRRRSWERQRAADSARARGTGTAMAEPAWSVPDERKFGTVGAVALDQAGNLAAGTSTGGTQMKRYGRVGDAPIIGAGTYANNRSCAVSATGTGEYFIRNTVAHSICALVEYARLPLAQAADSIVMRQLVAQNGDGGVIAMDRQGNWAWPFNTSGMYRGHIDAAGRVEIQIFKQ; via the coding sequence ATGAGCACGCATCCGTCCCTCCGCATCCCCGCGGTCCTCCTCGCCCTGGCCCTGGCCGCGGCGGCGTGCGCGCCCCCCGCGCCGGCGCCGGCATCCACCCCCGCGGCGCTCCCCGCCGGCTCCGGCTCCGTGCAGCAGCCCGCGCGCTGGGGGATGGTGATCCACGGCGGCGCCGGCACCATCTCGCGCCAGCAGATGACGCCCGAGCGCGAGGCCGCCTACCGCGCGGGCCTGGAACGCGCGCTCCGCGCCGGCTACGCGGTGCTGCAGCGCGGCGGGCCCAGCCTCGACGCCGTGCAGGCCGCCATCAACGTGATGGAGGACGACTCGCTCTTCAACGCGGGGAAGGGCGCGGTGCTGAACGCCGAGGGGAACGCCGAGCTCGATGCGGCGATCATGAACGGCGCCACGCTGGCGGCGGGCTCCGTGGCGGGGATCCACCGCACGAAGAACCCGATCAACCTCGCGCGCGCGGTGATGGAGAAGAGCCCGCACGTGATGATGGTGGGCGACGGCGCCGAGCTCTTCGGCCGGCAGCAGGGGATCGAGCAGGTGGACCCGGGCTACTTCATCACCGAGCCGCGCCGCCGGTCGTGGGAGCGCCAGCGCGCCGCCGACAGCGCCCGCGCGCGGGGGACGGGGACGGCGATGGCCGAGCCCGCGTGGTCGGTGCCAGACGAGCGGAAGTTCGGCACAGTGGGCGCGGTGGCGCTCGACCAGGCGGGGAACCTCGCCGCGGGGACGTCGACCGGCGGCACGCAGATGAAGCGCTACGGCCGCGTGGGCGACGCGCCCATCATCGGCGCGGGGACGTACGCCAACAACCGCTCCTGCGCCGTCTCGGCCACGGGCACGGGCGAGTACTTCATCCGCAACACCGTGGCGCACTCGATCTGCGCGCTGGTGGAGTACGCGCGCCTGCCGCTGGCGCAGGCCGCCGACAGCATCGTCATGCGCCAGCTGGTGGCGCAGAACGGCGACGGCGGGGTGATCGCGATGGACCGGCAGGGGAACTGGGCGTGGCCCTTCAACACCAGCGGCATGTACCGCGGCCACATCGACGCCGCCGGCCGTGTCGAGATCCAGATCTTCAAGCAGTAG
- a CDS encoding CHAT domain-containing protein, with product MAEPGRFGRASAVLAATRIGRYGELELLGEERAWRLSSAITGPVLRPDYVRKLRDIIGGSLGVIVPYRHEVLRMRDVRAYARGTVPVLHTVTSAPLAEADPEHVAEMLRDLGTGLLVLEGAPAKMDGFAREVVRAGGPATLRVRIPDAPLSSKRYFRKLYESLAEGTSLEEAARPFRFDDERGLEAELFLGDEVPEIPVFPAGHRPEIVVAHPVQGSAGKPRVGAREQAFAGEPDEVEEKAESARESRGTEEVDGEETKSAVEPEGDDGGGAESLQPDEKEEVPRPNGGKKRRPPVEKEEGDGGGPAPRVLNANFAEPGAADVLPPRAALGAGREYELRVDVGPPWDPEKTLVKGKKTFPERHLPPTDEGWPIQVVLISEHFTPGTVTGEIFLPARAGRSFPVVDGVRAGRPGPLALRVTAPASVDEGSGEALGRLCMYFGSNLVQSAIVRVGVRAAPGETLERDNRIEVDYVLSADLDLDAFATRTLLVDGREEAVPVSLSLALNGDGAGGHRIILKDAPDAVPAWLPFDPGEARTVLDGVRARLMEVFFRRDPGSYRVDEAVPGLDARNGKDRDQFQMDLFRLASEGSRLYEMVATNLRPKGMDARTWEWKFRRAAGAGVVQVARTGAANWVLPWAVMYEYPLVEADPAKVRWCDVLAEWGEDGVRTGPLRTACPHAGEAWHQMDVICPYGFWGLAHRVEQPLGALLADDDRDPPGTTDKVKCGAEIDLVAAVTEELDDDSLKAAEAHLNRLSGLAKVRYAPPPADDWPGVQKILAQPEVVYFLCHGRYDEATADGYLGIGRGDADPNRRVYANKLSGWLRTQPPDVWLDRRPLVVVNGCHTFELEPGRLLNFVSTFGFAGAAGVIGTEISVQLPVAIEAADLLLGALVRGAAADDALREMRWALADKGNLLGLAYTMYALAGLKLLVDA from the coding sequence ATGGCCGAGCCGGGCCGCTTCGGCCGCGCGTCGGCGGTGCTGGCCGCCACCCGCATCGGCCGCTACGGCGAGCTGGAGCTGCTGGGCGAGGAGCGCGCCTGGCGGCTGTCGTCGGCCATCACCGGGCCGGTCCTCCGCCCCGACTACGTCCGCAAGCTCCGCGACATCATCGGCGGCTCGCTGGGGGTGATCGTCCCCTATCGCCACGAGGTGCTGCGGATGCGCGACGTGAGGGCGTACGCGCGCGGAACGGTGCCGGTGCTGCACACGGTGACCTCGGCCCCGCTGGCCGAAGCCGACCCGGAGCACGTGGCGGAGATGCTGAGGGACCTCGGCACCGGGCTGCTGGTGCTGGAGGGCGCCCCCGCGAAGATGGACGGGTTCGCCCGCGAGGTGGTGCGCGCGGGCGGCCCGGCCACGCTGCGGGTGCGGATTCCCGACGCGCCGCTCTCGTCGAAGCGCTACTTCCGCAAGCTCTACGAGTCGCTCGCGGAGGGGACGTCGCTGGAGGAGGCCGCGCGCCCGTTCCGCTTCGACGACGAGCGCGGGCTGGAGGCGGAGCTCTTCCTGGGCGACGAGGTCCCCGAGATCCCCGTCTTCCCCGCCGGCCACCGTCCGGAGATCGTCGTCGCGCACCCCGTCCAGGGCTCGGCCGGAAAGCCCCGGGTGGGCGCGCGCGAGCAGGCGTTCGCCGGGGAGCCGGACGAGGTCGAGGAGAAGGCGGAGTCCGCCAGGGAGTCCCGGGGCACGGAGGAGGTCGATGGCGAAGAGACCAAGTCCGCCGTGGAGCCGGAGGGAGACGACGGTGGTGGCGCCGAGTCGCTGCAGCCGGACGAGAAGGAAGAGGTCCCCCGGCCGAACGGCGGGAAGAAGCGGCGGCCGCCGGTGGAGAAAGAGGAGGGAGATGGGGGAGGTCCGGCGCCGCGGGTGCTGAACGCCAACTTCGCCGAGCCCGGCGCCGCGGACGTGCTGCCGCCGCGCGCCGCGCTGGGCGCCGGGCGCGAGTACGAGCTGCGCGTGGACGTCGGGCCGCCGTGGGACCCGGAGAAGACGCTGGTGAAGGGGAAGAAGACCTTCCCCGAGCGGCACCTGCCGCCCACCGACGAAGGGTGGCCGATCCAGGTGGTGCTGATCAGCGAGCACTTCACCCCGGGCACCGTCACCGGCGAGATCTTCCTCCCCGCGCGTGCCGGCCGGAGCTTCCCGGTGGTCGACGGCGTACGGGCCGGGCGGCCGGGACCGCTGGCGCTGCGCGTCACCGCCCCCGCCAGCGTCGATGAAGGCTCCGGGGAGGCGCTGGGGCGGCTCTGCATGTACTTCGGCAGCAACCTGGTGCAGTCCGCCATCGTCCGGGTCGGTGTGCGGGCGGCGCCGGGCGAGACGCTGGAGCGCGACAACCGCATAGAGGTCGACTACGTGCTCTCCGCCGACCTCGACCTGGACGCCTTCGCCACCCGCACGCTGCTCGTGGACGGGCGCGAGGAGGCGGTGCCGGTGTCGCTCTCCCTCGCGCTGAACGGCGACGGCGCGGGCGGGCACCGCATCATCCTGAAGGACGCCCCCGACGCCGTCCCCGCCTGGCTGCCGTTCGACCCCGGGGAGGCCAGGACCGTGCTGGACGGGGTGCGCGCCCGGCTGATGGAGGTGTTCTTCCGCCGCGACCCCGGCAGCTACAGGGTGGACGAAGCGGTCCCGGGGCTGGACGCGCGCAACGGCAAGGACCGCGACCAGTTCCAGATGGACCTGTTCCGCCTGGCCAGCGAGGGGAGCCGCCTGTACGAGATGGTGGCCACCAACCTCCGGCCGAAGGGGATGGACGCGCGGACGTGGGAGTGGAAGTTCCGCCGCGCGGCGGGCGCGGGCGTGGTGCAGGTGGCGCGCACGGGGGCGGCCAACTGGGTCCTTCCCTGGGCGGTGATGTACGAGTACCCGCTGGTGGAGGCCGACCCCGCGAAGGTGCGCTGGTGCGACGTGCTGGCCGAATGGGGCGAGGACGGCGTCCGCACCGGGCCGCTGCGCACCGCCTGCCCGCACGCGGGCGAGGCGTGGCACCAGATGGACGTGATCTGCCCCTACGGGTTCTGGGGATTGGCCCACCGCGTGGAGCAGCCGCTGGGGGCGCTGCTGGCCGACGACGACCGCGACCCGCCCGGCACCACCGACAAGGTGAAGTGCGGGGCGGAGATCGACCTGGTGGCGGCGGTCACCGAGGAGCTGGACGACGACTCGCTGAAGGCGGCCGAGGCCCACCTGAACCGGCTCTCCGGCCTGGCGAAGGTGCGCTACGCGCCGCCGCCGGCCGACGACTGGCCGGGGGTGCAGAAGATCCTGGCGCAGCCCGAGGTCGTCTACTTCCTCTGCCACGGCCGGTACGACGAGGCCACCGCCGACGGCTACCTGGGGATCGGCCGCGGCGACGCGGACCCCAACCGCCGCGTGTACGCCAACAAGCTCTCGGGGTGGCTGCGCACGCAGCCGCCGGACGTCTGGCTCGACCGGCGGCCGCTGGTGGTGGTCAACGGCTGCCACACCTTCGAGCTGGAGCCCGGACGGCTGCTGAACTTCGTCTCCACCTTCGGCTTCGCGGGCGCCGCCGGCGTGATCGGCACCGAGATCAGCGTGCAGCTTCCCGTGGCCATCGAAGCCGCCGACCTGTTGCTGGGCGCCCTGGTGCGCGGCGCCGCGGCCGACGACGCGCTGCGCGAGATGCGCTGGGCGCTGGCCGACAAGGGAAACCTGCTGGGGCTGGCCTACACGATGTACGCGCTGGCCGGGCTCAAGCTGCTGGTCGACGCCTAG
- a CDS encoding PQQ-dependent sugar dehydrogenase, whose translation MISRFAVLLLIAACGRGGPSDTNPPPLPADGLRLVEVAGGLDHPLFLTSPPSDPRLFVVEQTGKIRIIQNGSLRAAPFLDVTSLITSGGERGLLSMAFHPHYATNGFFYVYYTDRNGDTRVVRYHVSGDPNVADPQSAMVVLGVAQPFANHNGGLLLFGPDGKLYVGLGDGGGGGDPQGNGQNLAALLGKILRIDVDGAQPYAIPADNPFAGQAGRRGEIWIYGVRNPWRFSFDASSSLLYVADVGQNAWEEVNVVSARTGGLNFGWNLMEGMHCYNAGSCSQQGLTLPVAEYGHGDGCSITGGYVYRGSAIPAVRGHYFYSDYCNGWLRSFRWDGAQAADPRQWDVGSIGNVTSFGEDMSHELYITTAGGRVLRIAPAS comes from the coding sequence ATGATCAGCCGCTTCGCCGTCCTCCTCCTCATCGCCGCGTGCGGGCGCGGCGGCCCGTCGGACACCAATCCGCCGCCGCTTCCCGCCGACGGCCTCCGCCTGGTGGAGGTGGCCGGCGGGCTCGACCATCCGCTCTTCCTCACCTCCCCGCCGTCGGACCCGCGCCTGTTCGTGGTCGAGCAGACGGGGAAGATCCGCATCATTCAGAACGGCAGCCTCCGGGCCGCGCCCTTCCTCGACGTCACCTCGCTGATCACCTCGGGCGGCGAGCGCGGGCTGCTGTCGATGGCCTTCCATCCGCACTACGCCACCAACGGCTTCTTCTACGTCTACTACACCGACCGCAACGGCGACACGCGCGTGGTCCGCTACCACGTGAGCGGCGACCCCAACGTCGCGGACCCGCAGAGCGCGATGGTCGTGCTCGGCGTCGCCCAGCCGTTCGCCAACCACAACGGCGGGCTGCTGCTCTTCGGCCCCGACGGGAAGCTGTACGTGGGGCTGGGCGACGGTGGCGGCGGCGGCGACCCGCAGGGGAACGGGCAGAACCTGGCGGCGCTGCTGGGAAAGATCCTGCGCATCGACGTCGATGGCGCGCAGCCGTACGCCATCCCCGCCGACAACCCGTTCGCGGGGCAGGCGGGGCGTCGGGGGGAGATCTGGATCTACGGCGTGCGCAACCCGTGGCGCTTCTCGTTCGACGCCTCGTCCAGCCTGCTGTACGTGGCCGACGTGGGGCAGAACGCGTGGGAGGAGGTGAACGTCGTCTCCGCGCGCACGGGCGGGCTGAACTTCGGGTGGAACCTGATGGAGGGGATGCACTGCTACAACGCGGGCAGCTGCAGCCAGCAGGGGCTCACCCTTCCCGTGGCCGAGTACGGGCACGGCGACGGGTGCTCCATCACCGGCGGCTACGTCTACCGCGGCAGCGCCATCCCCGCCGTCCGCGGGCATTACTTCTACTCGGACTACTGCAACGGCTGGCTGCGCAGCTTCCGCTGGGACGGCGCGCAGGCCGCCGATCCCCGCCAGTGGGACGTCGGCAGCATCGGCAACGTGACCTCGTTCGGCGAGGACATGAGCCACGAGCTGTACATCACCACCGCGGGCGGCCGCGTCCTCCGCATCGCGCCCGCGTCGTGA
- a CDS encoding DUF2007 domain-containing protein — translation MPDPTAPWVIVAEYGAVLEADFAAATLEEAGIPARVTGAHLGIFGAGYQGPSMFGARVMVPWHREDDARMILEGLDPGTDDDVHEESA, via the coding sequence ATGCCAGATCCAACCGCACCCTGGGTGATCGTCGCGGAGTACGGCGCCGTGCTCGAGGCCGACTTCGCCGCGGCCACGCTCGAGGAGGCCGGCATCCCCGCGCGCGTGACCGGCGCGCACCTGGGGATCTTCGGCGCCGGGTACCAGGGCCCCTCCATGTTCGGCGCGCGGGTGATGGTTCCCTGGCACCGCGAGGACGACGCCCGGATGATCCTGGAAGGGCTCGATCCCGGCACGGACGACGACGTCCACGAGGAGTCCGCATGA
- a CDS encoding 1-acyl-sn-glycerol-3-phosphate acyltransferase, protein MSSTVTLPAWLFVLIAILAAWAALDRLMVPSVRWFLRQRTNRVIEEINTRLPIEIPHFNLTKRQVLIDRLMYDPRVLEAAEAFARERGMPREVAMERVGRYAREIVPAFNAYLYFRIGYWAARRLARFLYRVRLGYSDEAGLAGIAKGSTVVFVMNHRSNMDYVLVGYLASKRAALSYAVGEWARVWPLQALIRSMGAYFVRRNSGDELYRRVLERYVWMATSAGVTQAVYPEGGLSRDGRLRRPKLGLLDYILRAFDPHGERDLVFIPVGINYDRTLEDRTLLLDLQPERPKAGRMAAAVNSLRFVGRNLWLMARGHWHRFGYACANFGTPVSMRAYCAERGLDFRTMGKDERHAAVEALGAELMREVGDVVPVVPVSLVATVFVRDPATAISELELKARVRDLIRELEAAGARIYIPRSDMDYAVTVGLRMLTLRHLARESDGLFAAEPREMQALAYYANSIAHLLPPRPAAVALPDTVIDTMAPARASPG, encoded by the coding sequence ATGTCCAGCACGGTCACCCTCCCCGCGTGGCTCTTCGTACTGATCGCGATCCTCGCGGCGTGGGCGGCGCTGGACCGGCTGATGGTGCCCAGCGTGCGGTGGTTCCTGCGCCAGCGCACCAACCGCGTGATCGAGGAGATCAACACGCGGCTTCCCATCGAGATCCCCCACTTCAACCTCACCAAGCGCCAGGTCCTGATCGACCGGCTGATGTACGACCCGCGCGTGCTCGAAGCCGCCGAGGCCTTCGCGCGCGAACGCGGGATGCCGCGCGAGGTGGCCATGGAGCGCGTGGGCCGCTACGCCCGCGAGATCGTGCCCGCGTTCAATGCGTACCTGTACTTCCGCATCGGCTACTGGGCGGCGCGGCGGCTGGCGCGCTTCCTCTACCGCGTCCGTCTCGGCTACAGCGACGAGGCCGGGCTGGCGGGGATCGCGAAGGGAAGCACGGTCGTCTTCGTGATGAACCACCGCAGCAACATGGACTACGTGCTGGTCGGCTACCTGGCCAGCAAGCGCGCGGCCCTCAGCTACGCGGTGGGCGAGTGGGCGCGCGTCTGGCCGCTGCAGGCGCTGATCCGCTCGATGGGCGCCTACTTCGTGCGCCGCAACAGCGGCGACGAGCTGTACCGCCGCGTGCTGGAGCGCTACGTGTGGATGGCCACCAGCGCCGGTGTGACCCAGGCCGTGTACCCCGAGGGCGGCCTCAGCCGCGACGGCCGCCTCCGCCGGCCCAAGCTGGGGCTGCTGGACTACATCCTCCGTGCGTTCGACCCCCACGGCGAGCGCGACCTGGTGTTCATCCCCGTCGGCATCAACTACGACCGCACGCTGGAAGACCGCACGCTGCTGCTGGACCTGCAGCCCGAGCGGCCGAAGGCGGGGCGCATGGCCGCGGCGGTGAACTCGCTCCGCTTCGTGGGGCGCAACCTGTGGCTGATGGCGCGCGGGCACTGGCACCGCTTCGGCTACGCCTGCGCCAACTTCGGCACACCCGTGTCCATGCGCGCGTACTGCGCGGAGCGGGGGCTTGACTTCAGGACGATGGGGAAGGACGAGCGCCACGCCGCCGTCGAGGCGCTCGGCGCCGAGCTGATGCGCGAGGTCGGCGACGTCGTTCCCGTGGTCCCCGTCTCGCTCGTGGCCACGGTGTTCGTGCGCGACCCGGCCACGGCGATCAGCGAGCTGGAGCTGAAGGCGCGCGTCCGCGACCTGATCCGCGAGCTGGAGGCGGCCGGCGCGCGCATCTACATCCCCCGCAGCGACATGGACTACGCGGTGACGGTGGGCCTGCGCATGCTCACCCTGCGCCACCTCGCGCGCGAGAGCGACGGCCTGTTCGCCGCCGAGCCGCGGGAGATGCAGGCGCTGGCCTACTACGCCAACTCCATCGCCCACCTGCTCCCGCCGCGCCCGGCCGCCGTCGCGCTGCCCGATACGGTGATTGACACCATGGCCCCTGCGCGAGCCTCGCCCGGATAG
- a CDS encoding LEA type 2 family protein, with the protein MKSLRRAGVMLMALPLLSGCATLAQLGIQAPQFTVDNSQQPQLRLVGPSFQNPRGGAALRLYARVRNPNPIGLTLARLAGGLQLEGRNAAQVDFPLGVPLQANGDVLVPLDIIVNFNDIPGLADVLLRAATGQSIRYALNGTVGVDAGVLGQPTFGPMNLLAGNVRVTR; encoded by the coding sequence ATGAAGAGTCTGAGGCGCGCGGGCGTGATGCTGATGGCGCTGCCGCTGCTGTCCGGGTGCGCCACGCTGGCGCAGCTGGGGATCCAGGCGCCGCAGTTCACGGTGGACAACTCGCAGCAGCCGCAGCTGCGGCTGGTCGGCCCGAGCTTCCAGAATCCGCGCGGGGGCGCCGCGCTGCGGCTGTACGCGCGGGTGCGCAATCCCAATCCCATCGGGCTGACGCTGGCGCGGCTGGCGGGCGGGCTGCAGCTGGAGGGGCGCAACGCCGCGCAGGTCGACTTCCCGCTCGGCGTTCCGCTGCAGGCCAACGGCGACGTGCTGGTGCCGCTGGACATCATCGTGAACTTCAACGACATCCCCGGCCTTGCCGACGTGCTGCTGCGCGCGGCGACGGGGCAGTCCATCCGCTACGCGCTGAACGGCACCGTCGGCGTCGACGCGGGCGTGCTCGGCCAGCCCACGTTCGGCCCGATGAACCTGCTTGCCGGCAACGTGCGGGTGACGAGATAG
- a CDS encoding ferritin-like domain-containing protein → MDTQLTGMGGTHAPALQEVLDGLNDLLQLDHDAVAAYDVAIAKLEDRDHADMIAGFRRDHERHIRELNELVSRLGGTPVNHPHATGPFKTALQGLGGLAGDKGLLMAFRTNELQVRTKYDSYASKAMLWPPDVKRIIDGAALDEERHYAWVAGVLQRMGVGQGEVEGVHSMNAAREAANVGHGVVETAKDAVAGAASAVGEKVSGLAGAVGGTVGGAASAVSETVSGAASSVGDTVSGAAGSVADRVSGLAGSVRERVTGGADAVRNRIAGLLDTDEGPLAGARGYVDTARSGVQSAADGFEGRVREKPLQTLLLAGVAGFVIGRLLR, encoded by the coding sequence GTGGACACGCAACTGACCGGCATGGGAGGGACGCACGCGCCGGCGCTCCAGGAGGTGCTGGACGGGCTGAACGACCTGCTCCAGCTCGACCACGACGCCGTGGCCGCGTACGACGTGGCCATCGCCAAGCTCGAGGACCGCGACCACGCCGACATGATCGCCGGCTTCCGCCGCGACCACGAGCGCCACATCCGCGAGCTGAACGAGCTCGTGTCGCGGCTGGGCGGCACTCCCGTCAACCATCCCCATGCCACCGGCCCCTTCAAGACCGCCCTGCAGGGGCTGGGCGGGCTGGCCGGCGACAAGGGGCTGCTGATGGCCTTCCGCACCAACGAGCTGCAGGTGCGCACCAAGTACGACAGCTACGCCAGCAAGGCCATGCTCTGGCCCCCCGACGTCAAGCGCATCATCGACGGCGCCGCGCTCGACGAGGAGCGCCACTACGCCTGGGTGGCCGGCGTGCTGCAGCGCATGGGCGTGGGCCAGGGCGAGGTCGAGGGCGTGCACTCCATGAACGCCGCGCGCGAGGCCGCCAACGTGGGCCACGGCGTGGTGGAGACGGCGAAGGACGCCGTCGCCGGCGCCGCCTCGGCCGTGGGCGAGAAGGTGAGCGGCCTGGCCGGCGCGGTGGGCGGCACGGTCGGCGGCGCGGCCTCGGCGGTCAGCGAGACGGTGAGCGGCGCGGCCTCGTCCGTGGGCGACACGGTGAGCGGCGCGGCGGGGAGCGTGGCCGACCGGGTGAGCGGGCTGGCCGGCTCGGTGCGCGAGCGAGTGACGGGCGGCGCCGACGCGGTGCGCAACCGCATCGCGGGGCTGCTCGACACCGACGAGGGGCCGCTGGCGGGCGCCCGCGGCTATGTGGACACGGCGCGCAGCGGCGTCCAGTCGGCCGCCGACGGGTTCGAGGGACGGGTGCGCGAGAAGCCGCTCCAGACGCTGCTGCTGGCCGGCGTCGCGGGGTTCGTCATCGGCCGGCTGCTTCGCTAG
- a CDS encoding POTRA domain-containing protein, which yields MPPTRSNPLRAALAAAALAACAPAAARAQDTIPGAKRDTAAARGDTISTLPRPDSAAVARGDTAPGCPRIGNIFVDNNSVFLVGDPNLDQRFTDAYRLANRLHVRTRESVIRRELLFHEGGCYRPELLEDSERILRSTGYLADADVFSVRQPDGSYDVIVETRDEWSTRLEAAAGSGEVTGVELREDNLAGRGARVAAFWRQQQGERVFGGRAGTPQLFGTHLDAEVSLAKTPIGFSGGERIAFPFRGEGARWAWRQAIFRDERNFQYYVQGSDGLDKRLFPVERTGWDVGVVRRFGRRGNLTLFGLALAGERRTFPQDTFSTVEEGIPVSLLPGGGVVPGLEPVSATRLVLLAGQRRVTFDRRRGLDAVHGAEDVQLGADLEAAVGRSIEALSDGDDLSFDFGLNAARDLPGGILAGTRLLLEAKRDFEGSGGAVWRDIFGEGDVWAYWRPAGDSKHTFVAAAHAAGGWHAMVPFQLTLGHRAGLRGYPRQVYAGQRRVVATLEHRAFLAWPFPRLFDLGSAVFVDAGKSWAGGDPFGRDSPILVAAGAGLRIAFPPGSRRTYRLDFAFPVAPDFKPRSIQISIGTGQAVGRTAVEDDPQIGRSSRRPIGVSLFDYPTDR from the coding sequence GTGCCGCCGACCCGATCGAACCCGCTTCGCGCCGCCCTGGCGGCCGCCGCGCTCGCCGCGTGCGCGCCCGCCGCCGCGCGCGCGCAGGACACCATCCCCGGCGCGAAGCGCGACACCGCGGCGGCGCGCGGCGACACCATCTCCACCCTCCCCCGGCCCGACTCGGCCGCGGTCGCGCGGGGGGACACGGCGCCGGGGTGCCCGCGCATCGGCAACATCTTCGTCGACAACAACTCCGTCTTCCTCGTCGGCGACCCCAACCTGGACCAGCGCTTCACCGACGCGTACCGGCTGGCCAACCGGCTGCACGTGCGCACCCGCGAGTCGGTGATCCGCCGCGAGCTGCTGTTCCACGAGGGCGGGTGCTATCGCCCCGAGCTGCTGGAGGACAGCGAGCGGATCCTGCGCTCGACCGGCTACCTGGCCGACGCCGACGTCTTTTCCGTGCGCCAGCCGGACGGCAGCTACGACGTGATCGTGGAGACGCGCGACGAGTGGTCGACCCGGCTCGAGGCGGCCGCGGGCTCGGGCGAAGTGACGGGGGTGGAGCTGCGCGAGGACAACCTGGCCGGGCGCGGCGCGCGCGTCGCGGCGTTCTGGCGGCAGCAGCAGGGCGAGCGGGTGTTCGGTGGGCGCGCGGGCACGCCGCAGCTTTTCGGCACGCACCTGGACGCCGAGGTGTCGCTGGCGAAGACGCCGATCGGGTTCTCGGGGGGCGAGCGGATCGCGTTTCCCTTCCGCGGCGAGGGGGCGCGGTGGGCGTGGCGGCAGGCCATCTTCCGCGACGAGCGCAACTTCCAGTACTACGTGCAGGGCAGCGACGGGCTCGACAAGCGGCTGTTCCCGGTCGAGCGCACGGGATGGGACGTGGGCGTGGTGCGGCGGTTCGGACGGCGCGGCAACCTGACGCTCTTCGGTCTCGCGCTGGCGGGGGAGCGGCGGACTTTTCCGCAGGACACCTTCAGCACGGTGGAGGAGGGGATCCCCGTCTCCCTCCTTCCCGGCGGCGGGGTGGTGCCGGGGCTGGAGCCGGTGTCGGCCACGCGGCTGGTGCTGCTGGCCGGCCAGCGGCGGGTGACGTTCGACCGGCGGCGCGGGCTCGACGCGGTGCACGGCGCGGAGGACGTGCAGCTGGGCGCCGACCTGGAGGCGGCGGTGGGGCGCAGCATCGAGGCGCTGTCGGACGGCGACGACCTGTCGTTCGACTTCGGGCTGAACGCCGCGCGCGACCTGCCCGGCGGCATCCTGGCGGGCACGCGCCTGCTGCTGGAGGCCAAGCGCGACTTCGAGGGGTCCGGCGGCGCCGTCTGGCGCGACATCTTCGGGGAGGGCGATGTGTGGGCGTACTGGCGCCCCGCGGGCGACAGCAAGCACACGTTCGTGGCCGCGGCGCACGCGGCGGGGGGATGGCACGCGATGGTGCCCTTCCAGCTGACGCTGGGGCACCGCGCGGGGCTGCGCGGCTATCCGCGGCAGGTGTACGCCGGGCAGCGGCGCGTGGTGGCTACGCTGGAGCACCGCGCGTTCCTGGCGTGGCCGTTCCCGCGGCTGTTCGACCTGGGCTCGGCGGTGTTCGTGGACGCGGGAAAGTCGTGGGCCGGCGGCGACCCGTTCGGCCGCGACTCGCCGATCCTGGTGGCCGCGGGCGCGGGGCTGCGGATCGCCTTCCCGCCGGGGTCGCGGCGTACGTACCGGCTGGACTTCGCGTTCCCGGTGGCGCCGGACTTCAAGCCGCGTTCGATCCAGATCTCCATCGGCACCGGCCAGGCGGTGGGCCGCACCGCGGTGGAGGACGATCCGCAGATCGGCCGCAGCTCGCGCCGCCCGATCGGCGTGTCGTTGTTCGACTATCCGACGGACCGGTAA